The Aedes aegypti strain LVP_AGWG chromosome 1, AaegL5.0 Primary Assembly, whole genome shotgun sequence sequence tattttgtgcATACTTGTAGTAGTGGTTATGGGGGGAGCTGTGGCTTCGTGGTTTCTAACAAGTCATacaaataatttatatttttcatacaaaaaatttaatTATGGGGGTAGGGGAAGAGGTTGAAAAATTGCCAAAAATGTATTAAGTCATTAATGGACAAGGGCCGTCCATGAACTAGACACTTacaaaacttattttaaatcataaccGTGGTAGTGGAGTaagtttacaagaataattcaaaataagcTTTGGGTGAACGATAGATCAtcgaaaagttgttcagtttactgcccataaaagcataactttcccatatggattttcgaaacAACAACTTTATTCATCGAAACATTCATCTATTATTAcgcatataaaaattaacataCTTTGTTTGAATATGTTGTGTAGAAGTTGGTACAGTCCCGTATTGAAAAAGGCTTAACAGAATATGAACTTTTAACCCAAATAATAACtacaaaacgtgaattgtgttcaagtttatatttttcactAATCAATAGAGCCAACATGTTATCTGTGCGGTGATTTTAATGATACTAGAAAGGTACTAGGAAATTAGGCAAAATTGTGTgagaaaacaaatgtttaacTTTGAACGCTATTTTCTCAACACCTACTTTTTCCATTAGGGACAGGTATGCTTTTATGAGCAGTCTAGatttagaaaataaaataaaaacaatagagCTTTGCAGCAAATCTCAGTTCAGGTTTTATTTGCATcacgaaaataaaaacaaaaaacgaaACTTTTCAAGATCAACTTGTTCTTCTTAAGTTTCAGATTCATCATTGAACGCAGTTTTCCAATCGTACAAGGTCGGGATGATCTTTTCAAAGATATCTTTGTTGAGCTTGATTAACAAAACATTTTGTAACGCCTCGTCTGACATTCCTGTGCGTAAATCGGATAGAATTAGTGCAAGTGCACTAAATGCTCGTTCAACGGATATTTGGCTGGATGGCCCAGACAGTACGACCATAGCAACTTCAAACAGCTCCGGATGGCTGTGCTTCCGAGCGAGCCAATGAGTCCAGACGTCATAATGATGAGGCTGCCTGTTTTCAAAGCTGAGCTGGCGAAGTTGTTGTTGAAATGTTGAAGCGATGTTTGCTGATGTCGTTGGTCCTGAACTTCCAAACAACTGAGTTATGTAATCATCCATTTCATCAGACATGTTGCTGTCATTCGCGGTTCCAGCAGAAGTTGACGGCTGAGGTTCATTCGCTGGTCTTTGAATTTGGTTTATCCTGTCCCATACGTTACGaacgaatttctgaagataATTAAGTTTTAATTACTAATCATTTTAAAGTACTGAATACATTTTGTTGCAGGTCTGAAGACTTACTTGAACCGATTCTTTTTCGTCTGCTGACGAAAAAACGTTTGACCCAGGAAAGTTGAATCGAGGATCAAGCAGTAGGGCGGCACGAAAAAGCTcgttttcctgaagttttttcAGTCGATTCTTCAGTGCCTGTGACAAGCTGGAACAAAGAGGGTTGTCCTTGTTGCTCTCAACAGAACGAATCGCTTGCAACCATTCCATGTAAAAATCACTGAGAGGGACGTGCTTCAACTGTAGGTCATTAGTTAATTTATGAACTGGAGCGAAGGCTTCAACAAAGTCCTTCATAAACTTCCAGTCATCTTCGGTGATttctataaataaatttattatttaatacAAAAGTGCACGATACCTTCGTATCGTATAACTTACCGATTTCTTTGTATTCTTCAGCCAGCTCAATATAAAATTGCTCTTGTTCAACAATCGATGCAATCATTTCATACTTTCCTCCCCATCTTGTGGGTGACCAAAAAGGAGCCTTGGAGGCTTGCTTATGCTCGAAGAAAAGAGTGTACTTTGTTTTCCGCGACTCTTTCACAAGATCCGTAATACTACGAATATGTGGATCGTTTTTCTTCACCACATCTCCGACGGCCAGCTGAAGCGTGTGACTTGCGCACCGAGTAAGGCACAGCAAAGGCTCAAACTCCGAAGCTAACGAATCCAATAGCTCGATTTCCTTCTCGCTGGCATGGGGTAGTTCATCTTCCAAGATAGATTCTGGCGAAACTCCGAAAACGGCTGCAGCTTGTTGGAGAAGTTTCACGGCAGCAATCATGTTGGCCCCATTATCGGTTGTCACGGACAGAATCTGATCGATGGATACCTCGTATGATTGCAGGATCTCAAGAATtttttccttgaggaatttggcGGTCTGGCTTTGCTTAACTTCAATCATTcctaaaaattaagaaaaaaagttaataaaaccaaaatttagtATTAAGTAGCTATTTTATACCAAGTGTGCGTATGACAACAGCTCCTTGCTTCTCGTACTGCACATTTATTCCCAGTATGTGTCTGGAATGTCTTGAGGCCGAATCAATTGCTAAGTGAAGCAATTtcccacacatttctattttcattgcttgttttattttttccgcGGCGACGTCGATATGCACCTTAATGTTGCGACGGTTGAGTGTTATATTTAGTGCCTCGGAAATCGGATCCAATAACAATCTCAGTCCTTCCCATTCCAGACATGAGAATGGTAGATGGTGTATAGCAGTCAATTTTAAGCACGCTTCCAG is a genomic window containing:
- the LOC110674377 gene encoding uncharacterized protein LOC110674377; this translates as MIEVKQSQTAKFLKEKILEILQSYEVSIDQILSVTTDNGANMIAAVKLLQQAAAVFGVSPESILEDELPHASEKEIELLDSLASEFEPLLCLTRCASHTLQLAVGDVVKKNDPHIRSITDLVKESRKTKYTLFFEHKQASKAPFWSPTRWGGKYEMIASIVEQEQFYIELAEEYKEIEITEDDWKFMKDFVEAFAPVHKLTNDLQLKHVPLSDFYMEWLQAIRSVESNKDNPLCSSLSQALKNRLKKLQENELFRAALLLDPRFNFPGSNVFSSADEKESVQKFVRNVWDRINQIQRPANEPQPSTSAGTANDSNMSDEMDDYITQLFGSSGPTTSANIASTFQQQLRQLSFENRQPHHYDVWTHWLARKHSHPELFEVAMVVLSGPSSQISVERAFSALALILSDLRTGMSDEALQNVLLIKLNKDIFEKIIPTLYDWKTAFNDESET